Proteins encoded together in one Chelonoidis abingdonii isolate Lonesome George chromosome 1, CheloAbing_2.0, whole genome shotgun sequence window:
- the LOC116835436 gene encoding claudin-8-like: protein MACWALQITGLILGGIGMTGTFAITAMPQWRVSAFIEGNIVVFENIWEGLWMNCIYQVNVKMQCKFYDTVLALPPILEVSRGLMCFAVMLSVIAFLTAIIGMKCTVCVGDNKQVRSNILLAAGIIFILTGILILIPVSWTASNIIGDFYNPAVHAGLKRDLGAALYLGWVSSAFLMIGGAIFCSFYSCADKPRTRKYSSHSCHRLHKFEDVEMKSTTKHAYV, encoded by the coding sequence ATGGCTTGTTGGGCACTGCAAATCACAGGCCTAATACTTGGAGGCATTGGCATGACTGGGACTTTTGCAATCACTGCCATGCCTCAGTGGAGAGTGTCTGCTTTCATTGAAGGTAATATTGTGGTGTTTGAGAACATTTGGGAAGGACTATGGATGAATTGCATCTATCAAGTCAATGTCAAGATGCAGTGTAAATTCTATGACACCGTGCTGGCACTCCCACCTATTTTAGAAGTATCCAGAGGACTGATGTGTTTTGCTGTGATGCTGTCCGTTATTGCCTTTCTGACAGCCATTATTGGCATGAAGTGcactgtgtgtgttggggataACAAGCAAGTCAGGAGTAACATTCTGCTGGCAGCTGGGATCATTTTTATCCTAACTGGGATTCTAATTTTGATACCTGTATCTTGGACTGCCAGCAACATCATTGGAGACTTCTATAATCCAGCAGTTCATGCAGGATTGAAACGAGACCTGGGAGCTGCCCTCTACTTAGGTTGGGTGAGCTCAGCATTTCTCATGATAGGAGGAGCAATATTTTGTAGCTTTTATAGCTGTGCTGACAAACCCAGAACACGGAAGTATTCATCACATTCCTGCCATAGACTGCACAAGTTTGAGGATGTGGAAATGAAATCCACAACCAAACATGCTTATGTCTAG